In Nicotiana tabacum cultivar K326 chromosome 17, ASM71507v2, whole genome shotgun sequence, one DNA window encodes the following:
- the LOC142172075 gene encoding secreted RxLR effector protein 161-like, whose translation MQDCKSGVVPVVKGDKLSKVQCSKNDVEKRTMRDVSYASIVGCLMYILVCTMPDISFAINILRRFSSNPGWAHCVAAKKVMRYLQRTKDFMLVYKKVDNLDLLVYSYSDFAAYQDTMKSTSRYIFILAGGAISWKSEKRSITATSTMKAEFIACFETDSHAVSMKNFLIKFATVFFSKNNKRTRDSKHVNLKFLKVRDMVKEGDICVENINTKSMLADPLTKGLRPVVFNEHAQIWVF comes from the exons ATGCAAGATTGCAAATCTGGTGTTGTACCTGTTGTAAAAGGAGACAAACTTAGCAAGGTTCAATGTTCGAAAAATGATGTTGAAAAGAGAACTATGAGAGATGTGTCATATGCAAGTATTGTTGGTTGTTTGATGTACATACTGGTTTGTACAATGCCTGATATATCATTTGCTATTAATATATTGAGAAGATTTTCTTCTAATCCTGGGTGGGCACATTGCGTGGCtgcaaagaaagtgatgagatatcTACAACGCACCAAAGACTTCATGCTTGTGTACAAAAAAGTTGATAATCTGGATCTACTGGTATATTCATATTCTGATTTTGCAGCTTATCAAGACACTATGAAATCAACTTCTAGGTATATTTTTATATTGGCTGGAGGTGCTATTTCTTGGAAAAGTGAGAAACGGAGCATCACTGCTACATCCACAATGAAAGCTGAGTTTATTGCTTGTTTTGAGACTGATTCACATGCTGTCTCGATGAAGAATTTTCTTATTAAATT TGCAACTGTATTTTTCTCTAAGAATAACAAGAGAACAAGAGACTCTAAGCATGTTAACCTTAAGTTTCTTAAGGTTAGAGACATGGTAAAAGAAGGTGATATATGTGTTGAGAACATTAATACCAAATCTATGTTGGCTGATCCTTTGACTAAAGGTCTTAGGCCTGTAGTGTTTAATGAACATGCTCAAATATGGGTATTTTAA